A single genomic interval of Leptospira dzoumogneensis harbors:
- a CDS encoding peroxiredoxin has product MALRLGDVAPDFHAETSEGPIEFHKYLGEGWGILFSHPKDYTPVCTTELGYVAKIKPEFEKRNVKVLALSVDPVDSHKGWIGDINETQNTTVNYPIIADADKKVSGLYDMIHPNASETTTVRSVFVIGPDKKVKLTLTYPASTGRNFDELLRVIDSLQLTANYSVATPANWKHGEDVIIVPSVSDEDAEKKFPKGFKKIKPYLRYTPQPNK; this is encoded by the coding sequence ATGGCACTTAGATTAGGTGATGTGGCCCCGGATTTCCATGCAGAAACTTCCGAAGGACCGATAGAATTTCATAAATATTTGGGAGAAGGTTGGGGAATCTTATTCTCTCACCCGAAAGATTATACTCCCGTTTGTACTACAGAACTTGGTTACGTTGCGAAGATTAAACCGGAATTCGAAAAGAGAAATGTTAAGGTTCTCGCGTTGTCTGTTGATCCAGTAGACTCACATAAAGGTTGGATCGGAGATATCAACGAAACCCAAAACACTACTGTAAACTATCCTATCATAGCGGATGCGGACAAAAAAGTTTCCGGTCTTTATGATATGATCCACCCGAATGCAAGCGAGACTACTACAGTTCGTTCCGTATTCGTGATCGGTCCGGATAAAAAAGTGAAACTGACCTTAACGTATCCTGCATCTACTGGAAGAAACTTCGATGAACTTTTGAGAGTGATCGATTCTCTCCAATTGACTGCGAATTACAGTGTTGCTACACCTGCAAACTGGAAACATGGAGAGGACGTAATCATAGTTCCTTCTGTTTCCGACGAAGATGCTGAGAAAAAATTCCCGAAAGGTTTTAAGAAAATTAAACCTTATTTGAGATATACTCCTCAGCCGAATAAGTAA
- a CDS encoding LA_3696 family protein, with protein sequence MFRRVPRKLEEVLGDEGADEFVDFINDSFAANKEIVMELVFERFEKRLSEELNVFRAEYKAEIAELRIDMHKLIASQTKWMVGAIIALTGIFSIIVKL encoded by the coding sequence ATGTTTCGCAGGGTACCGCGAAAATTGGAAGAAGTATTAGGTGACGAAGGAGCGGATGAATTTGTGGATTTTATCAACGATTCTTTCGCGGCTAATAAGGAGATTGTAATGGAACTCGTTTTCGAAAGATTTGAGAAGAGACTCTCGGAAGAATTGAACGTATTTCGAGCCGAATATAAAGCGGAAATTGCAGAACTTCGAATAGATATGCATAAACTCATCGCTTCTCAGACAAAATGGATGGTAGGCGCGATCATAGCTTTGACCGGAATTTTTTCGATCATA